One window of Candidatus Nitrospira kreftii genomic DNA carries:
- a CDS encoding Ammonium transporter, translated as MRNSFWLKILGAASLVFLCMTSWVSAEEPAGPINEARLVAQYNYSIHILAMLVVGFGFLMVFVRRYGFGATTGTYLVVATGLPLYMLLRANGVVGHEIKAHSVETLMLAEFSVATALIAMGAVLGRLRVFQYAVLTLLLVPLYALNEYLVLDNGAGLTKGFQDSAGSIVIHAFGAYFGLAASLVLTTARQRSQPIESDPTSDRFAMLGSMVLWLFWPSFATAIVPFEEMPQTIVNTILALSGATLATYFLSTYFHHGKTSMVDMANAALAGGVSIGSTCNLVGPIGAFSIGLLAGALSVIGFVFIQPMLESKIKLVDTCGVHNLHGMPGLLGGLCAIFVVPGVAGVQLTGIAMTLGIAIVGGVIAGMVIKATGTTEQAYEDCHEFSHVPGPESERRVEEIALGAKADIEALQKELLARAASKMRAGKEEPSPTA; from the coding sequence ATGCGGAACAGCTTCTGGTTGAAGATCCTCGGCGCAGCAAGTCTGGTTTTCTTGTGCATGACAAGTTGGGTCAGCGCCGAAGAACCGGCTGGTCCCATCAATGAGGCGCGATTGGTCGCGCAATATAACTACTCGATTCACATCCTCGCCATGTTGGTCGTCGGCTTCGGATTTCTCATGGTCTTTGTTCGACGATATGGCTTCGGTGCGACGACCGGGACCTATCTGGTGGTCGCCACTGGATTGCCCCTGTATATGTTGTTGCGTGCCAACGGCGTAGTGGGGCATGAGATCAAGGCGCATTCGGTCGAAACGTTGATGTTGGCTGAATTTTCAGTTGCGACGGCGTTAATTGCCATGGGGGCAGTGCTGGGGCGGTTGCGTGTGTTTCAGTATGCCGTGCTCACATTGCTGCTTGTACCACTCTATGCGCTCAACGAATATTTGGTGCTGGACAACGGCGCTGGGCTCACTAAAGGGTTTCAGGATTCGGCAGGTTCGATCGTCATCCATGCGTTCGGCGCGTATTTCGGGCTGGCGGCCTCCTTGGTGCTGACAACCGCACGGCAACGCAGTCAACCGATCGAATCCGATCCGACTTCCGATCGGTTTGCCATGCTCGGATCGATGGTGCTGTGGTTGTTCTGGCCAAGCTTCGCGACGGCGATCGTGCCGTTCGAGGAAATGCCGCAGACGATTGTGAACACCATTCTTGCCCTAAGTGGGGCGACGCTTGCGACCTATTTCCTCAGTACCTATTTCCATCATGGGAAAACTTCGATGGTGGATATGGCTAATGCCGCGCTGGCAGGCGGGGTGTCGATTGGCTCGACCTGCAACCTGGTGGGGCCTATCGGGGCATTTTCGATCGGGTTACTTGCAGGTGCGCTGTCCGTCATCGGATTCGTGTTCATTCAACCGATGCTGGAATCCAAGATCAAGTTGGTCGATACCTGTGGCGTCCACAACCTACACGGCATGCCAGGATTACTGGGTGGCCTCTGCGCAATTTTTGTCGTTCCTGGTGTTGCCGGTGTCCAATTGACCGGTATCGCCATGACGCTTGGCATTGCCATCGTGGGGGGCGTGATCGCCGGCATGGTGATCAAGGCGACCGGCACTACCGAACAGGCCTATGAAGACTGCCATGAGTTTTCCCACGTGCCGGGCCCGGAGAGTGAACGGAGGGTTGAAGAGATCGCGTTGGGAGCCAAGGCCGATATCGAGGCATTGCAGAAGGAACTGCTGGCTCGGGCTGCATCCAAAATGCGGGCAGGGAAGGAAGAGCCCAGTCCGACTGCGTAA
- a CDS encoding hypothetical protein (conserved protein of unknown function): MAEPTIICPNCKTEIKLTESLAAPLIESTRHEYEKRLAQKDTDVAKRDAALREREEAITKAQQTIDDQVNQKLHVERAKITAEEAKKAKRGLQADLDQKAQEVTDLQEVIKQREAKLAEAQKAQADLLRKQRELDDAKRELELTVEKRVQEGLTATREQAKKEAEDGLKLKVLEKEQTITSMQKQIEELKRKAEQGSQQLQGEVQELELEALLREKFPWDTIEPVPKGEYGGDALQRVVGSHGQSCGTIIWESKRTKNWSDGWLAKLREDQRAAKAEMAVIVSQSLPKEVETFGLVDNVWVTHTKTILPLALALRQTLVEVASARQASEGQQTKTEMIYQYLTGPRFRHRVEAIVEAFSTMKEDLDREKKAIIKQWAKREEQIDRVMQATAGMYGDLQGIAGKTIQEIEGLELRALNPPSS, from the coding sequence ATGGCTGAGCCAACGATTATTTGCCCCAATTGTAAGACTGAAATCAAACTCACGGAATCCCTCGCGGCTCCGCTGATCGAATCGACTCGTCATGAGTATGAGAAGCGTTTAGCCCAGAAAGATACAGATGTGGCTAAGCGCGACGCGGCTCTACGCGAGCGAGAGGAAGCAATAACCAAGGCACAGCAAACGATCGACGATCAGGTCAACCAGAAACTTCACGTGGAGCGGGCCAAGATTACGGCTGAAGAGGCAAAAAAGGCCAAGCGCGGGTTGCAGGCTGATCTGGACCAAAAGGCGCAAGAAGTCACTGATCTTCAGGAAGTCATCAAACAACGGGAAGCCAAATTGGCGGAAGCGCAGAAAGCGCAAGCGGATCTCTTGCGTAAACAGCGCGAACTAGACGATGCGAAGCGTGAGCTGGAGTTGACGGTCGAAAAGCGGGTTCAAGAGGGATTGACGGCGACGAGGGAACAGGCCAAGAAAGAAGCCGAAGACGGGCTCAAACTGAAAGTCCTTGAGAAAGAACAAACCATCACCTCGATGCAGAAGCAGATCGAGGAGCTAAAGCGAAAGGCCGAGCAGGGGTCACAGCAGCTTCAGGGAGAAGTCCAGGAATTGGAATTGGAGGCCCTACTGCGGGAGAAATTTCCCTGGGACACGATTGAACCCGTTCCCAAAGGCGAATATGGAGGAGATGCGCTTCAGCGTGTTGTGGGATCTCATGGGCAGTCCTGCGGCACCATCATTTGGGAGTCGAAGCGGACCAAGAACTGGAGCGATGGATGGCTGGCCAAGTTACGAGAGGATCAGCGGGCTGCCAAGGCCGAGATGGCGGTCATCGTCAGCCAATCACTTCCTAAAGAAGTCGAGACATTCGGCCTGGTTGACAATGTGTGGGTCACTCATACGAAGACCATCCTCCCATTGGCGCTCGCACTTCGACAAACTCTCGTCGAAGTCGCCTCTGCCCGGCAAGCCTCAGAAGGCCAACAAACCAAGACAGAAATGATCTACCAATATCTCACCGGTCCCCGCTTTCGGCATCGAGTCGAAGCCATCGTCGAAGCGTTCTCAACAATGAAGGAGGATCTCGATAGAGAGAAGAAGGCCATCATCAAACAATGGGCTAAGCGGGAAGAACAGATCGACCGCGTGATGCAGGCGACGGCCGGAATGTACGGAGACCTGCAGGGGATCGCCGGGAAGACCATTCAAGAGATCGAAGGACTAGAGCTGCGCGCACTCAACCCTCCGTCCTCCTGA
- a CDS encoding hypothetical protein (conserved protein of unknown function), which translates to MIGLLILLFTVLSPFPYPTSTWAGASYEETLKQLAEAITERAAKAKKHRLAFLDFTDLQGQSTPVGQFLAEELGTQIMLAAELTVVDRTLTYSTLKKLHVDRIDSDHAKAAQRVAKAIRADAFISGVYIETPNGLQVTTKLIRPSNAQSIGAARATLPKAGPLNSFFKNEEAPQPVVPISPTEPAPQTGLGTHRNEYYELVVTSIDKHDSRVKLGFTIENHSSRDLKLLCHLQDTLLKDEHGMTWHQRVEENREGLCTRGIELSPRRKGRAILAFRATSDAAATQFTLHFHEKLPRQDASFTIDRLTLAPTPDPVEPTP; encoded by the coding sequence ATGATCGGATTACTGATACTGCTCTTCACCGTGCTGTCGCCATTTCCCTATCCAACGTCAACTTGGGCTGGCGCGAGTTATGAGGAGACCCTCAAACAGTTGGCTGAGGCGATCACGGAACGAGCAGCGAAAGCCAAGAAACACCGTCTGGCCTTTCTCGACTTTACCGATTTACAAGGACAGTCCACGCCGGTGGGACAGTTCCTTGCTGAAGAGCTCGGAACACAAATCATGCTCGCAGCAGAATTGACAGTAGTTGACCGAACGCTTACGTACTCGACCCTGAAGAAACTCCACGTGGACCGCATCGACTCAGACCATGCGAAAGCCGCCCAACGTGTTGCCAAAGCGATCCGGGCCGATGCGTTCATCAGCGGAGTCTATATCGAGACTCCGAACGGCCTACAGGTCACCACAAAGTTGATCCGTCCATCGAATGCCCAGTCCATCGGCGCCGCTCGGGCAACGCTGCCGAAAGCCGGCCCTTTGAACTCGTTCTTCAAAAATGAGGAGGCTCCGCAGCCGGTGGTCCCAATCAGCCCAACTGAGCCTGCACCCCAGACCGGCCTAGGCACTCATCGGAACGAGTACTATGAGTTAGTCGTGACGTCGATCGACAAACACGACAGCCGAGTAAAATTGGGCTTCACCATCGAAAACCATTCCTCGCGTGACCTGAAGCTCCTGTGTCACTTGCAAGACACACTGCTGAAGGATGAACATGGTATGACATGGCATCAGAGAGTCGAGGAGAATCGGGAAGGTCTCTGTACACGGGGTATTGAGTTGTCACCACGACGAAAAGGACGAGCCATTCTCGCCTTCAGAGCCACCTCTGATGCAGCGGCCACCCAGTTCACTCTTCACTTTCACGAGAAATTACCAAGACAGGATGCTTCGTTTACGATTGATAGACTGACTCTGGCCCCCACGCCAGATCCCGTGGAACCGACCCCATAG
- a CDS encoding Hydroxymethylpyrimidine/phosphomethylpyrimidine kinase: MSNILKQVLTIAGSDSGGGAGIQADLKAMSANGVFAMSVITAITAQNTEDVTDVFELPPAIIASQLDAVFDDFDVAAVKTGMLSSSVIVEVVVRMLTPQKVTNLIVDPVMISKSGHPLLQPDAVEAVKMKLLPLALIVTPNVHEAQQLSGIEIRSLADARRAAKVIHQFGCKHVLIKGGHLLNERATDLLYDGRFFNVLKGEFIETRHTHGTGCTFASALAAQLARGRSILDSAQAAKAYVTEAIRHGLAIGHGHGPTDHFYFLER; this comes from the coding sequence ATGTCGAATATCTTGAAACAAGTGCTCACCATCGCTGGTTCAGACTCCGGCGGAGGCGCAGGTATTCAGGCCGATCTCAAGGCCATGTCCGCCAACGGGGTCTTTGCCATGTCCGTGATTACAGCCATCACGGCTCAAAACACCGAAGATGTGACGGATGTCTTCGAATTGCCTCCCGCCATCATCGCCTCGCAGCTCGATGCCGTCTTCGACGATTTTGACGTGGCCGCCGTCAAGACCGGGATGTTGTCATCCTCGGTCATCGTCGAAGTGGTCGTACGCATGCTCACTCCTCAAAAAGTCACCAACCTCATCGTAGATCCGGTCATGATCTCCAAGAGTGGGCACCCCCTGTTGCAGCCGGATGCCGTCGAAGCAGTCAAGATGAAGCTGCTCCCACTCGCCTTGATCGTAACCCCGAACGTGCATGAGGCCCAGCAACTGTCAGGGATCGAAATCAGATCGCTGGCCGACGCGCGACGAGCCGCCAAGGTGATTCACCAATTCGGATGCAAGCATGTCTTGATCAAAGGCGGCCACCTCCTCAACGAACGAGCGACTGACTTGCTGTACGATGGACGGTTTTTCAACGTCTTGAAGGGGGAATTCATTGAGACACGCCATACCCACGGCACCGGTTGTACATTCGCCTCTGCGCTGGCCGCACAACTTGCTCGCGGACGTTCTATCTTAGATTCTGCGCAGGCGGCAAAAGCATACGTCACGGAAGCGATCCGACATGGTCTCGCGATCGGCCACGGTCACGGTCCCACCGATCATTTTTATTTCTTGGAGCGTTAA
- a CDS encoding hypothetical protein (conserved membrane protein of unknown function), with product MVSRSATVTVPPIIFISWSVKYKPMRTRSYSPLTLCLTGLTWLTLASILGLAILIGLVRGTPLPSWVRALHVHAVLIGGVAQIILGGFLLLIAPPQSKAGMESDSHPITLLALNGGLVGMLVGFWLHHDLLVSIAGFVVIAGFLSAIRSLWARAQQILNFSLGHSWYYALAFFGLVGGSAFGELMTLGMIPESYGSVRLAHIHLVVLGFVVLIIIGMMHHLLPIVWGAPLADPRLMQLTTIFLPIGAALLIGGFLNSSVLVEMIAGAILFMGVSLLTGNLFRTWLALPHSGNAASDHLLVSTFFLVFTIILGIFVGANHLSNPPALPYGKLHLVAYTHMAFIGFIVNAVMGAFSYLIPVTLAASRVTSHKKRSVYLDQLTSMMNRLGSVQIAALSLGTMGVGIVATLTWNVPLSSIYIQSALWACLLLLLTSYVLFSIKLSAIVAKQPEHLATQQRAPDELKPAA from the coding sequence ATGGTCTCGCGATCGGCCACGGTCACGGTCCCACCGATCATTTTTATTTCTTGGAGCGTTAAGTACAAGCCGATGCGCACACGAAGCTACTCGCCCCTCACGTTGTGCCTCACAGGTCTCACCTGGCTCACCCTTGCATCAATCCTCGGGTTGGCAATTCTCATTGGGTTAGTTCGTGGGACCCCACTGCCCTCATGGGTACGAGCGCTCCATGTTCATGCGGTTCTGATCGGCGGCGTGGCTCAGATTATTCTCGGCGGGTTTCTTTTGCTTATCGCTCCACCACAGTCAAAGGCCGGAATGGAATCAGACTCGCATCCCATCACATTATTGGCGTTGAACGGCGGCCTCGTTGGAATGCTTGTGGGATTTTGGCTGCATCACGACTTGCTCGTGAGCATTGCCGGCTTCGTGGTGATCGCGGGGTTTCTCTCTGCCATCCGCAGCCTCTGGGCTCGTGCGCAGCAGATTTTGAATTTCTCGTTGGGTCATTCATGGTATTACGCACTGGCTTTCTTTGGCCTTGTCGGCGGATCGGCCTTCGGAGAGCTCATGACATTGGGGATGATTCCGGAATCCTACGGCTCTGTGCGACTCGCCCACATTCATCTTGTCGTGCTCGGCTTTGTTGTTCTAATCATCATTGGCATGATGCATCATCTCCTGCCGATAGTTTGGGGCGCCCCGCTCGCAGACCCGAGGCTGATGCAGCTGACGACCATCTTTCTACCGATTGGGGCAGCTCTCTTAATCGGTGGATTCCTCAATTCATCGGTTCTCGTTGAAATGATTGCGGGTGCCATTTTGTTCATGGGCGTCAGTCTCCTCACGGGCAACCTGTTCAGAACATGGCTCGCCTTGCCTCATTCCGGAAATGCCGCCTCGGACCATCTCTTAGTCTCCACCTTCTTTCTCGTGTTTACTATCATCCTCGGTATCTTTGTCGGAGCCAATCACCTATCGAACCCACCGGCGTTGCCGTACGGCAAGCTCCACCTGGTTGCCTATACCCACATGGCATTCATCGGTTTCATCGTGAACGCGGTCATGGGCGCATTCTCCTATCTAATTCCCGTTACCCTTGCAGCCAGTCGCGTCACCAGTCACAAAAAGCGCAGCGTCTATCTCGACCAACTGACTTCCATGATGAACCGTTTGGGATCCGTACAGATCGCCGCTCTCTCCCTCGGAACCATGGGGGTCGGCATCGTGGCAACTCTCACGTGGAATGTGCCGCTGAGCTCCATCTACATCCAGAGTGCCCTGTGGGCATGTCTCCTTCTTCTACTGACCAGCTATGTTCTCTTCTCGATCAAGTTGTCCGCCATCGTGGCCAAGCAACCGGAGCATCTTGCCACCCAACAGAGAGCTCCCGATGAACTGAAGCCAGCGGCATGA
- a CDS encoding hypothetical protein (conserved protein of unknown function): protein MLCHGFLSSKTSSTNNTLTRMLTGHGIATFRFDFFGQAESEGPFDQITITLAIEQASAAIDLMRQRGFRRIGLMGSSFGGLVSILTAAQRTDLDCLALKCPVVDFAEELRLEFGDDGIAQWNATDTIPDILGGPDRVKLRYAFYEDCLRQIAYIPARSILAPTVIVQGDKDEHVPLHQSRQLYEELRVKKHLELLPGADHQFTKGADFTRMTQIIADWLIQHLTSAQR, encoded by the coding sequence GTGCTGTGTCACGGATTTCTTTCCTCGAAAACCAGCTCGACCAACAATACCCTGACCAGGATGCTCACGGGCCACGGCATCGCAACGTTTCGTTTTGATTTCTTTGGGCAAGCGGAGAGCGAGGGGCCGTTCGATCAGATCACGATCACCCTGGCGATTGAACAAGCCTCCGCAGCAATCGATTTGATGCGACAGAGGGGGTTTCGTCGCATCGGTCTGATGGGATCCAGTTTCGGCGGTCTCGTGTCGATTCTGACAGCCGCGCAACGGACAGATCTGGATTGCCTGGCCCTCAAATGCCCTGTGGTCGATTTCGCGGAGGAGCTACGGTTGGAGTTCGGAGATGACGGCATAGCACAGTGGAACGCAACCGATACGATTCCAGATATTCTAGGCGGCCCTGACCGTGTAAAGCTGCGCTATGCCTTCTATGAAGATTGTCTCCGGCAAATCGCCTATATTCCTGCACGATCGATCCTGGCTCCGACCGTCATTGTGCAGGGCGACAAAGATGAACATGTTCCACTCCATCAAAGCCGACAACTTTATGAAGAGCTACGGGTCAAGAAGCACCTCGAGCTGTTGCCCGGTGCCGACCATCAATTTACAAAAGGTGCGGACTTCACGCGCATGACCCAAATCATTGCCGACTGGTTGATACAGCATCTGACCTCCGCACAGCGATAA
- a CDS encoding hypothetical protein (conserved protein of unknown function) has product MVASDAWIGWLIMASGRLYFWKAWFIQLLLVFCLLCDTLYAFAQLERLRKFKSAGLGVIDTPMVEVPAGEFIMGLDGVHALEDERPAHRVWLDTFAIDQYEVTTAQYSEFLSAEKQTVPWQWETVALSRHGDRPVVGVSWQDAETYCQWKGKRLPTEAEWEKSARGTDGRSYPWGNQAPTNQRANFGLGTRFSYDRVLEPVASHPQGRSPFGLHHMAGNAYEWVQDWYAIDYYDDAPDRNPTGPEQGQFKVLRGGSWSDLPKYLLTYGRFKLPPDTRNSYVGFRCARSGAE; this is encoded by the coding sequence ATGGTCGCGTCTGATGCATGGATCGGATGGTTGATCATGGCTAGTGGGAGGTTATATTTCTGGAAGGCATGGTTCATACAGCTCCTCCTTGTGTTCTGCCTTCTCTGTGACACCCTCTATGCGTTTGCTCAGCTCGAACGCTTGAGAAAATTTAAGAGTGCCGGGTTAGGGGTCATCGACACTCCAATGGTCGAGGTCCCTGCCGGGGAATTCATCATGGGGCTTGATGGGGTTCATGCACTGGAAGATGAGCGGCCTGCGCATCGTGTCTGGCTCGATACCTTTGCCATCGATCAATATGAGGTCACGACGGCACAGTACTCGGAGTTCCTTAGTGCAGAAAAACAAACCGTTCCCTGGCAATGGGAAACCGTGGCGCTTTCTCGTCATGGTGATCGACCAGTCGTCGGCGTGAGTTGGCAGGATGCTGAGACCTATTGCCAGTGGAAAGGAAAACGGCTGCCGACGGAAGCAGAATGGGAAAAGTCAGCGCGCGGCACCGATGGCCGATCCTATCCCTGGGGCAACCAGGCGCCGACGAACCAGCGCGCCAACTTCGGGCTAGGCACCAGGTTTAGTTATGACCGTGTGCTCGAGCCGGTAGCATCACATCCCCAGGGCAGGAGTCCGTTTGGGCTCCATCATATGGCGGGGAATGCGTATGAATGGGTGCAGGACTGGTATGCGATCGACTATTACGATGATGCTCCTGATCGAAATCCAACTGGGCCGGAGCAGGGTCAGTTCAAAGTGCTGCGTGGCGGATCCTGGTCGGATCTACCCAAGTATCTTCTCACCTATGGGCGATTCAAACTTCCGCCGGACACTCGGAATAGCTATGTAGGTTTTCGTTGCGCACGGTCAGGCGCGGAGTAG
- a CDS encoding hypothetical protein (conserved protein of unknown function) has product MEDETTESVTSDEGTDKIVIYWEREYSTAFPPERLKLDFHPHRPMLGNMTLDEQRALAVGGYKVLPDDCGPVRTVGNYGWLIRCPADIKLRRTAEGVRWQSPPILPEERLLGYKTFSGMYVDLILNSGYPKLCCGVRLYYPKHVGLMMKDVPNHFYHHPDRTFTVWEGMKTQEYKRTPNQYAWLPDYEAFTANFLLQLQKPTTIKRGDPIGIILPVLLPKQFTLEEIQHPRSTRSE; this is encoded by the coding sequence GTGGAAGACGAAACCACCGAATCGGTCACCTCTGATGAGGGGACTGACAAGATTGTTATCTACTGGGAGCGTGAATACTCGACCGCGTTTCCTCCGGAACGACTCAAGCTTGACTTTCATCCCCACCGACCGATGTTAGGCAACATGACATTGGATGAACAGCGGGCCCTCGCTGTCGGCGGATACAAGGTATTGCCGGACGATTGTGGCCCGGTGCGCACCGTCGGGAATTATGGTTGGCTTATTCGCTGTCCGGCCGATATAAAATTGCGCCGCACTGCCGAGGGGGTTCGGTGGCAATCGCCTCCGATCCTGCCGGAAGAGCGACTGCTTGGGTACAAGACATTCTCCGGGATGTATGTCGATTTGATTCTAAACAGCGGCTATCCCAAGCTCTGCTGCGGGGTCAGGTTGTACTATCCCAAGCATGTCGGCTTGATGATGAAGGATGTCCCGAACCACTTTTACCACCATCCGGACCGAACGTTTACGGTGTGGGAGGGCATGAAGACGCAGGAGTACAAGCGTACGCCAAATCAATATGCGTGGCTGCCTGACTACGAAGCCTTCACCGCCAATTTTCTTCTGCAACTGCAGAAGCCCACCACCATCAAACGCGGCGATCCCATCGGGATCATCCTGCCAGTTCTACTACCAAAACAATTCACACTCGAGGAAATTCAGCATCCGCGATCGACAAGGTCGGAGTGA
- a CDS encoding Twitching mobility protein — MPKIDELFRMMIEHGASDLHLIAGQVPTFRINGELERLPGTAVLDNQVLHDMLYEITPSSKKEVFEATGDMDFGYEISGLARFRSNFFNHKHGMGAVFRKIPTTVLSAEELGLPPVLTRAAMLRKGLVLVTGPTGSGKSTTLAAMVDYANRNRKDHILTIEDPIEFVHQSKSCIVNHREIGLHTVTFGSALRGALREDPDIILVGEMRDLETIALAVEAAATGHLVFGTLHTENAAKTVDRIIEVFPSSEQPQIRNTLSTALRVVVAQNLFKRIDQKGRCAALEIMVCTPAISNLIRDAKTFQIASAMQTGKNVGMQTLDDAIQELLMKKWISPEEAYEKSIDKNRFAKLLKTPPDALQ, encoded by the coding sequence ATGCCGAAGATCGATGAACTCTTTCGAATGATGATCGAGCACGGGGCGTCGGACTTGCATTTGATAGCAGGACAAGTCCCAACGTTCCGGATCAATGGTGAGTTGGAACGCCTACCAGGGACTGCGGTACTCGACAACCAGGTTCTCCACGACATGCTCTATGAGATCACACCAAGCTCGAAGAAAGAGGTGTTCGAAGCAACCGGCGATATGGACTTCGGGTACGAAATTTCCGGATTAGCCCGGTTCCGTTCCAACTTCTTCAATCACAAACACGGGATGGGCGCGGTCTTTCGGAAAATTCCCACCACGGTGCTCTCTGCTGAAGAATTGGGCTTGCCGCCGGTCCTGACACGCGCGGCGATGTTGCGGAAAGGACTGGTCTTGGTCACAGGCCCCACCGGCAGCGGAAAGTCGACGACATTGGCAGCGATGGTCGACTATGCGAACCGTAACCGGAAGGATCACATTCTGACCATCGAAGACCCGATCGAGTTCGTCCACCAGAGCAAGAGCTGCATCGTCAATCACCGAGAGATCGGCTTACATACCGTCACGTTCGGTTCTGCCCTGCGAGGAGCCCTTCGGGAAGACCCGGATATTATTCTGGTCGGTGAGATGCGAGACCTTGAGACCATCGCGCTGGCGGTAGAAGCGGCGGCCACCGGGCATTTGGTGTTCGGCACGCTGCACACGGAGAATGCGGCCAAGACGGTCGACCGCATCATCGAAGTCTTCCCGTCCTCGGAGCAGCCGCAGATTCGCAATACCCTATCCACGGCACTGCGCGTTGTGGTAGCCCAAAACCTTTTCAAGCGTATCGATCAGAAGGGGCGGTGTGCGGCACTGGAAATTATGGTCTGTACTCCGGCCATCAGTAATCTCATCCGTGACGCCAAGACATTTCAGATCGCGTCAGCCATGCAGACTGGAAAAAACGTCGGCATGCAGACCTTGGATGACGCGATTCAGGAGCTTCTCATGAAGAAATGGATCTCACCGGAGGAGGCCTACGAGAAGTCCATCGACAAGAATCGCTTCGCCAAGCTCCTCAAAACTCCACCGGATGCGCTGCAGTAG
- a CDS encoding hypothetical protein (conserved protein of unknown function), protein MRERYDFSKMKGVRNPYRKLLKKPITIRLDGTTISYFKGLADELGMPYQHLINLYLRDCAINQKKLALKWAS, encoded by the coding sequence ATGAGAGAACGATATGACTTTTCGAAGATGAAGGGTGTTCGGAATCCCTACCGGAAATTGCTCAAGAAGCCCATTACGATTCGATTGGACGGCACGACAATATCTTATTTTAAAGGACTGGCCGATGAGCTTGGCATGCCCTATCAGCATCTTATCAACCTGTACCTGAGGGATTGTGCCATCAACCAGAAAAAATTGGCGCTCAAGTGGGCGTCCTGA
- a CDS encoding Type IV pili twitching motility protein PilT: MVFTPAISNLIRDAKTFQIASAMQTGKNVGMQTLDDAIQDLLTKKWISPEEAYEKSIDKNRFAKLLKTPPDALQ, from the coding sequence TTGGTTTTTACCCCGGCCATCAGCAATCTCATCCGTGACGCCAAGACATTTCAGATCGCCTCGGCCATGCAGACCGGGAAGAACGTCGGCATGCAGACCTTGGACGACGCGATTCAGGATCTCCTCACCAAGAAATGGATCTCGCCGGAAGAAGCGTACGAGAAATCCATCGACAAGAATCGCTTCGCCAAGCTCCTCAAAACTCCACCGGATGCGCTGCAGTAG